Proteins encoded in a region of the Balaenoptera ricei isolate mBalRic1 chromosome 19, mBalRic1.hap2, whole genome shotgun sequence genome:
- the EML2 gene encoding echinoderm microtubule-associated protein-like 2 isoform X1, producing MSSFGVGKTKEVIFSMEEGSVKMFLRGRPVPMLIPDELAPSYSLDTRSELPSRRLKLDWVYGYRGRDCRANLYLLPTGEIVYFVASVAVLYNVEEQRQRHYLGHNDDIKCLAVHPDMVTVATGQVAGTTKEGKPLPPHVRVWDSVSLSTLHVLGLGVFDRAVCCVGFSKSNGGNLLCAVDESNDHMLSVWDWAKETKVVDVKCSNEAVLVATFHPTDPTVLITCGKSHIYFWNLEGGGLSKRQGLFEKHEKPKYVLCVTFLEGGDVVTGDSGGNLYVWGKGGNRITQAVLGAHDGGVFGLCALRDGTLVSGGGRDRRVILWGPDYSKLQEAEVPEDFGPVRTVAEGRGDTLYVGTTRNSILQGSVHTGFSLLIQGHVEELWGLATHPSRGQFVTCGQDKLVHLWRVESHQPLWSRIIEDPAHSAGFHPSGSVLAIGTVTGRWLLLDTETHDLVAIHTDGNEQISVVSFSPDGAYLAVGSHDNLVYLYTVDQGGRKVSRLGKCSGHSSFITHLDWAQDSSCFVTNSGDYEILYWDPATCKQITTADAVRNVEWATATCVLGFGVFGIWSEGADGTDINAVARSHDGKLLASADDFGKVHLFSYPCCQPRALSHKYGGHSSHVTNVAFLWDDSVALTTGGKDTSVLQWRVV from the exons CTATGGCTACCGCGGCCGAGACTGCCGGGCCAACCTTTACCTGCTGCCCACAGGGGAGATAGTGTACTTCGTGGCCTCTGTGGCCGTGCTATACAACGTGGAGGAGCAGAGGCAGCGGCACTACCTGGGACACAATGATGACATCAAGTG CCTGGCTGTCCACCCTGATATGGTCACCGTCGCCACTGGACAGGTGGCAGGCACCACTAAGGAGGGGAAG CCACTGCCGCCCCACGTGCGCGTCTGGGACTCTGTTTCCCTCTCCACCTTACACGTGCTGGGCCTGGGGGTGTTTGACAGAGCTGTGTGCTGTGTGGGCTTTTCCAAATCT aATGGGGGCAACCTCCTCTGTGCGGTAGATGAGTCCAACGATCACATGCTTTCTGTGTGGGACTGGGCCAAGGAGACCAAGGTGGTAGATGTCAAG TGCTCCAATGAGGCCGTGCTGGTGGCCACCTTCCACCCCACAGACCCCACCGTGCTCATCACCTGCGGGAAATCCCACATCTACTTCTGGAACCTAGAAGGGGGCGGCCTGAGCAAGCGGCAGGGCCTCTTTGAG AAACACGAGAAACCGAAGTACGTGCTGTGTGTGACCTTTTTGGAGGGTGGCGATGTGGTCACCGGGGACTCTGGGGGGAACCTCTATGTCTGGGGCAAAG GTGGGAACCGTATCACACAGGCCGTGCTGGGTGCCCACGATGGCGGCGTGTTTGGGCTCTGCGCCCTGCGGGACGGGACGCTGGTGTCAGGAGGGGGCCGCGATCGGCGGGTGATCCTCTGGGGTCCCGACTACAGCAAGTTGCAGGAGGCGGAG GTCCCCGAGGACTTCGGCCCCGTGCGCACCGTGGCGGAGGGCCGGGGCGACACGCTGTACGTGGGGACCACCCGCAACTCCATCCTGCAGGGCTCTGTCCACACTGGCTTCTCGCTGCTCATCCAG GGCCACGTGGAAGAGCTGTGGGGCCTGGCCACACACCCCAGCCGGGGACAATTTGTGACATGTGGTCAGGATAAGTTGGTGCATCTGTGGAGGGTGGAGTCCCACCAGCCCCTGTGGAGTAGGATCATTGAG gaCCCTGCCCACTCTGCTGGCTTCCACCCCAGTGGCTCTGTCCTGGCCATTGGCACGGTGACTGGCAG ATGGCTGCTGCTGGACACAGAGACCCATGACCTGGTGGCCATCCATACAGATGGGAATGAACAGATCTCAGTGGTCAGCTTCTCTCCAG acgGGGCGTACCTGGCCGTGGGCTCCCACGACAACTTGGTGTACCTGTACACGGTGGACCAGGGCGGCCGCAAGGTCAGCCGCCTGGGCAAGTGCTCG GGCCATTCCAGTTTTATCACCCACCTGGATTGGGCCCAGGACAGCAGCTGCTTCGTCACCAACTCTGGGGACTACGAGATTCTGTACT GGGACCCAGCTACCTGTAAGCAGATCACTACTGCAGATGCTGTGAGGAACGTGGAATGGGCCACGGCTACTTGTGTCCTGGGTTTTGGCGTGTTTG GGATCTGGTCTGAGGGAGCAGATGGTACTGACATCAATGCCGTGGCCCGTTCCCATGATGGGAAGTTGCTGGCTTCAGCTGATGACTTTGGCAAAGTCCACCTGTTTAGCTACCCCTGCTGTCAGCCTCGA GCTCTCAGCCACAAATACGGCGGACACAGCAGCCATGTGACAAATGTGGCCTTCTTGTGGGATGACAGTGTGGCCCTGACCACAGGGGGCAAGGACACCAGCGTGCTGCAGTGGCGGGTGGTCTGA
- the EML2 gene encoding echinoderm microtubule-associated protein-like 2 isoform X2, giving the protein MEEGSVKMFLRGRPVPMLIPDELAPSYSLDTRSELPSRRLKLDWVYGYRGRDCRANLYLLPTGEIVYFVASVAVLYNVEEQRQRHYLGHNDDIKCLAVHPDMVTVATGQVAGTTKEGKPLPPHVRVWDSVSLSTLHVLGLGVFDRAVCCVGFSKSNGGNLLCAVDESNDHMLSVWDWAKETKVVDVKCSNEAVLVATFHPTDPTVLITCGKSHIYFWNLEGGGLSKRQGLFEKHEKPKYVLCVTFLEGGDVVTGDSGGNLYVWGKGGNRITQAVLGAHDGGVFGLCALRDGTLVSGGGRDRRVILWGPDYSKLQEAEVPEDFGPVRTVAEGRGDTLYVGTTRNSILQGSVHTGFSLLIQGHVEELWGLATHPSRGQFVTCGQDKLVHLWRVESHQPLWSRIIEDPAHSAGFHPSGSVLAIGTVTGRWLLLDTETHDLVAIHTDGNEQISVVSFSPDGAYLAVGSHDNLVYLYTVDQGGRKVSRLGKCSGHSSFITHLDWAQDSSCFVTNSGDYEILYWDPATCKQITTADAVRNVEWATATCVLGFGVFGIWSEGADGTDINAVARSHDGKLLASADDFGKVHLFSYPCCQPRALSHKYGGHSSHVTNVAFLWDDSVALTTGGKDTSVLQWRVV; this is encoded by the exons CTATGGCTACCGCGGCCGAGACTGCCGGGCCAACCTTTACCTGCTGCCCACAGGGGAGATAGTGTACTTCGTGGCCTCTGTGGCCGTGCTATACAACGTGGAGGAGCAGAGGCAGCGGCACTACCTGGGACACAATGATGACATCAAGTG CCTGGCTGTCCACCCTGATATGGTCACCGTCGCCACTGGACAGGTGGCAGGCACCACTAAGGAGGGGAAG CCACTGCCGCCCCACGTGCGCGTCTGGGACTCTGTTTCCCTCTCCACCTTACACGTGCTGGGCCTGGGGGTGTTTGACAGAGCTGTGTGCTGTGTGGGCTTTTCCAAATCT aATGGGGGCAACCTCCTCTGTGCGGTAGATGAGTCCAACGATCACATGCTTTCTGTGTGGGACTGGGCCAAGGAGACCAAGGTGGTAGATGTCAAG TGCTCCAATGAGGCCGTGCTGGTGGCCACCTTCCACCCCACAGACCCCACCGTGCTCATCACCTGCGGGAAATCCCACATCTACTTCTGGAACCTAGAAGGGGGCGGCCTGAGCAAGCGGCAGGGCCTCTTTGAG AAACACGAGAAACCGAAGTACGTGCTGTGTGTGACCTTTTTGGAGGGTGGCGATGTGGTCACCGGGGACTCTGGGGGGAACCTCTATGTCTGGGGCAAAG GTGGGAACCGTATCACACAGGCCGTGCTGGGTGCCCACGATGGCGGCGTGTTTGGGCTCTGCGCCCTGCGGGACGGGACGCTGGTGTCAGGAGGGGGCCGCGATCGGCGGGTGATCCTCTGGGGTCCCGACTACAGCAAGTTGCAGGAGGCGGAG GTCCCCGAGGACTTCGGCCCCGTGCGCACCGTGGCGGAGGGCCGGGGCGACACGCTGTACGTGGGGACCACCCGCAACTCCATCCTGCAGGGCTCTGTCCACACTGGCTTCTCGCTGCTCATCCAG GGCCACGTGGAAGAGCTGTGGGGCCTGGCCACACACCCCAGCCGGGGACAATTTGTGACATGTGGTCAGGATAAGTTGGTGCATCTGTGGAGGGTGGAGTCCCACCAGCCCCTGTGGAGTAGGATCATTGAG gaCCCTGCCCACTCTGCTGGCTTCCACCCCAGTGGCTCTGTCCTGGCCATTGGCACGGTGACTGGCAG ATGGCTGCTGCTGGACACAGAGACCCATGACCTGGTGGCCATCCATACAGATGGGAATGAACAGATCTCAGTGGTCAGCTTCTCTCCAG acgGGGCGTACCTGGCCGTGGGCTCCCACGACAACTTGGTGTACCTGTACACGGTGGACCAGGGCGGCCGCAAGGTCAGCCGCCTGGGCAAGTGCTCG GGCCATTCCAGTTTTATCACCCACCTGGATTGGGCCCAGGACAGCAGCTGCTTCGTCACCAACTCTGGGGACTACGAGATTCTGTACT GGGACCCAGCTACCTGTAAGCAGATCACTACTGCAGATGCTGTGAGGAACGTGGAATGGGCCACGGCTACTTGTGTCCTGGGTTTTGGCGTGTTTG GGATCTGGTCTGAGGGAGCAGATGGTACTGACATCAATGCCGTGGCCCGTTCCCATGATGGGAAGTTGCTGGCTTCAGCTGATGACTTTGGCAAAGTCCACCTGTTTAGCTACCCCTGCTGTCAGCCTCGA GCTCTCAGCCACAAATACGGCGGACACAGCAGCCATGTGACAAATGTGGCCTTCTTGTGGGATGACAGTGTGGCCCTGACCACAGGGGGCAAGGACACCAGCGTGCTGCAGTGGCGGGTGGTCTGA
- the GPR4 gene encoding G-protein coupled receptor 4 has product MAPQPPWARGSISKASVPRMGNRTWEGCHVDSLVDHLFPPSLYIFVIGVGLPTNCLALWAAYRQVRQHNELGVYLMNLSIADLLYICTLPLWVDYFLHHDNWIHGPSSCKLFGFIFYTNIYISIAFLCCISVDRYLAVAHPLRFTRLRRVKTAVAVSSVVWATELGANSAPLFHDELFRDRYNHTFCFEKFPMEGWVAWMNLYRVFVGFLFPWALMLLSYRGILRAVRGSVSTERQEKAKIKRLALSLIAIVLVCFAPYHVLLLSRSAVYLRHPWDCGFEERVFSAYHSSLAFTSLNCVADPILYCLINEGARSHVAKALHNLLRFLASDKPQEMANVSLTLETPLASKSNSMAKAMAASWVAAQPSQRDQVQLKMLLPAQ; this is encoded by the coding sequence ATGGCCCCACAGCCCCCGTGGGCCAGGGGAAGCATCTCAAAAGCCTCAGTGCCGAGGATGGGCAACCGCACGTGGGAGGGCTGCCACGTGGACTCCCTCGTGGACCacctcttcccaccctccctctacATCTTTGTCATCGGCGTGGGACTGCCCACCAACTGCCTGGCCCTGTGGGCTGCCTACCGCCAGGTGCGGCAACACAACGAGTTGGGTGTGTACCTGATGAACCTCAGCATCGCCGACCTGCTGTACATCTGCACGCTGCCGCTGTGGGTGGACTACTTCCTGCACCACGACAACTGGATCCACGGCCCCAGCTCCTGCAAGCTCTTCGGGTTCATCTTTTATACCAACATCTACATCAGCATCGCCTTCCTCTGCTGCATCTCCGTGGACCGCTACCTGGCCGTGGCCCACCCACTGCGGTTCACCCGCCTGCGCCGCGTCAAGACGGCCGTGGCCGTGAGCTCTGTGGTCTGGGCCACGGAGCTGGGAGCCAACTCGGCACCCCTGTTCCATGATGAGCTCTTCCGCGACCGTTACAACCACACCTTCTGCTTCGAGAAGTTCCCCATGGAGGGCTGGGTGGCCTGGATGAACCTCTACCGGGTCTTCGTGGGCTTCCTCTTCCCGTGGGCCCTCATGCTGCTCTCCTACCGCGGCATCCTGCGGGCTGTGCGGGGCAGCGTGTCCACCGAGCGCCAGGAGAAGGCCAAGATCAAGAGGCTGGCCCTCAGCCTCATTGCCATCGTGCTGGTCTGCTTTGCGCCCTACCATGTGCTCCTGCTGTCCCGCAGCGCTGTCTACCTGCGCCACCCCTGGGACTGTGGCTTCGAGGAGCGTGTCTTCTCGGCATACCACAGCTCACTGGCCTTCACCAGCCTCAACTGTGTGGCCGACCCCATCCTCTACTGCCTCATCAACGAGGGCGCCCGCAGTCACGTGGCCAAGGCCCTGCACAACCTGCTCCGCTTTCTGGCCAGCGACAAACCCCAGGAGATGGCCAACGTCTCGCTCACCCTGGAGACCCCGCTCGCTTCCAAGAGCAACAGCATGGCCAAGGCCATGGCAGCCAGCTGGGTGGCCGCTCAGCCCTCCCAGAGGGACCAGGTGCAGCTGAAGATGCTGCTGCCGGCACAGTGA